GAGATAAAATAATAGAATATGGAAGTTGAACTCTTGAACTTTGATTCCAATGATGAAACTGTAACACAGTGACACATTAAGGGATATTAGAATTAGGTGCAAATAGGTGGTGGATTTATATGTATAATATGGCAGGGACTAGATAAGAACTGGCAAACAAGGACAATATGCAAAAGAGTTTTATTTACAATGACAGTGTACCACACACTGCCCAGTGCATATGCAAGATGTGGCACCATTTTAGAAAATAGTGAAAAATAACCCTACATGGCTTTAAAATGGAGTTTTAGATATACAATAGATTACTATCTAAACATTTTTTGCACCAGCATCTTTCATTTGCACTGTGGAGCTACCTTTGACCAAGAAGAGTAACTGCATTCCCATACAAAACTGTGCATTCCCAAGTAGAATCCTACTCGCATCTTTGGCAGGGTAATATGAATTTAAGTACATTTAACTACAAAAGCAACTTAAATATATTCTTCCCCCTCCCTAATCTTTTTTTGGTGTTTCAATTATACTATGTATCATGACACAGGTGGGGCGACAGAGTTGAAAGATCACAATACGACATGAGTTCTGAAGTTTCACAGGAAGCAAAAAAACATGGCACACAACAATTAAATTGAGTAATAGAAAAGAATGAAGTATCGAAAGATTAAGGAAACAGAACTTGGAACCATTTCAATTTGCTACTATTCTTGTTGCAGGTTATTTGTTAGAAATTACGGTAAGTCAAGTCAAATTCAGGCAGACAACAGGTGAGACTCTTAAAACATGAATGAAATCCAGAGaataaggagagagagagcaggttCAAACCAGCAGCTGGTTGGAATCGAGTGCTCTACTTGTATGCTCTGCGAGAGCTGGCTTCTCTGAAAGACAACATTTCAATGTGTGTGTTTGCGATATACAGTAATGTGATGCTACTCTGATCCAAAATTAGATCGTGCTAAGACGTTCAGTAATTTAATTCTGGATCTGCACCCACACAGTGGGCAAGAagaatatttttttacagaacttGCTGATAGGCGAGCATGTCCCTCGCGTCTTTGAGAGCGAATAGCAGATTTTTTAACTTGGTTTTGTATCTGGTAACCAGACGcagtttatttaatttgtgtcTGACCTGCTGTGAGTAGAGAAGTAGGAAGAATATATCTGATAAGCACGATgcaagaaaatataaatatactacAAGACTTATAAACAAAATACTTAATGAAGATTTATTATGgtttaaacacacatttattgAAAGACCCCAGTGCGGGAATGTTCAATACTTTATTGAAACATTGGAACAGTAACCACAGATGTTGTTTGAATATGAATGCCATGAAAGACTACACTCTTATCAAAATAATGCTTTCAATGGACTGTGATCTATTATAGGAGCTCAGGATAGTCTTTATTAAAGTTGACGGTTATAAACCATTGTAAAGTATAACCGAGTAAAagtgaaagtgtggtaaagcatagtacctgtacagtatattgctgaATACTATGGTAAAATCCATTGTCATAGTAAAGCAAGCTAAATACATAACATATGAATGGGAGTAAACTCTAGAAGTGTGATTACATTACAGTACTGGATTTGTAGTCAGCAtctctgaatttatttttttttaaaaagggttgAAACAGGACAAAGCCTACAGTAGTAATGCTTTTGTGATGAAAGAAAGATGGATTAGGGGAAAAGATAATATGAGCATCGAATTACCACTTAAGGTCAAAGGTGAAATCCAAATTGCTGGCAGACGAATTCAGGAAAAATTCTATGATTCCATATTGACACTTAGGAAACAGTAGCTCACTAATGGAGCGTCTGGGCGTCTGGGCTTGCTTGTTTTCCCAGACAGTTTAAGTTACATAGTATTACAGTTTCAACAGTGTACTGATATAATCATTCTAGAATCCAAAGAATAGCTCATTTTATCTTCTACCGTGAAAACGCATGCCAGTTTACAAATTTGTGCGGTGCAAAAGAACCTTTAACGTGTCACACCTGATCATTCACGTGTTGTGGCAGAAGCAGGGAGTGACTGTGATTGGCTTTGAGGAAATGTGCAGCTGCTCCATTCACTTCTcttccagcaggtgtcactatTGGGCACTGATGTTAAATTGCaatgtataatacagtacatcCTTTTTGAATAGATACATTTGCCTAATGCTACAGGCCACCTTAGAATGTAAATATCTCTCTGCATTTAAATAATGATGTACATTATATACCATGACCCCCACATAGTCCCTGAATGGAACTTTAATTTTCATTGCTGATTCCGTGATTTCTTTTATTCTTAATTATCAGTGTTTCCTCATGAGAAAGAGCTGATTTGATGGAATTTTGCTAATTGAGCAATGTCTGTTTATGGCAATGGCTGGTTAAAAAATGAGTTATCCTTATAGGATTATATTTAAATAGTGAAATGCAATGTTTTGTCCATAAAATGCAATCGTGCATTGATTTTTAGTGATGGCTGTGGagttaacaaataataatattctttaaTATGCAAATTGAGCTGTGGGGTGTATCTATACTTAAGGAATGTTGTTGTTTCTATGGAAGATGCTCGAGGGTCATAATACAAACAGGCAGGCTGATATCATTACACTGCAGCACATGAAACGCAGTAAAGAACTGGGAATTCATTTTCTGCATAAACTAAAAGCACAAAAAAATGGTGATAATGTTAGATGGAGATTTTGCCTCCTGAATTTCATACTATGTACTCATTGAGagcttttgtttttcacatactaTTTGAAAAATGAATAATGTCAAGATAAACAAAGAAAGACCCATGATGTATTTTCAATTCATTCAATACCCAGGGCATtgaaattgatttgtttttatatagtttGGGGTATATGATCCAGACAGTGGCAGAAGTAAATACTGCCTCCCTAAAACTATTGTGGACCTCATTCAGACTTGTTGACACGACCAACAGGATTAATATAAAGGGTGATGGGATTTAAGGAtcacactttaaataataaaatcctGACTAATAACTGAGTTTAGATTAGcaaagacatacagtacagactgCAGTGTCCCACGTGTACAACAAGGATTTCAAAAAACATTTGAATGCATGAAGAGAAATGAACTGAGATTAAGTTAATCACAGTCTGAGCTGTAGTGGTGTTACCTGTAGCACTAATAACAGCAATACAACTCCTTCAGTTATAAGTGAATTGTCAATGTGGGATTAATCAATTTCAGCATGTAAGAATTTATATTTCTCTACTTCCAcaagacatactgtacatgtaaaaaagGGGTAACCCAAACTGTATATACAATAACATGTTTGTAGCAAAATACCTAGTATACGAAGTATGGTATGTCAGTAACTCATTCTTACACTAGGATTACATTAGTTGTGTTAAAAGGTACCAACATAACAAAACTATCAACTACTGTGATGGTTTTTGCCATTGTATGCagtgttagcattaaataattgcacCTACGTACCATAGGTTTTGTTATGTGATACTTTTTGAAGACTGCTATAAGGATAGCGCTGACATAATTACAATTGGGTTAGATAGTAATGGCGGTCATTGTCCACAAGAGGGCACTGCTgtctctttattttttaaagctcacACAAATTCCCATTCTCAGTCATTTCCACAGAATTACATATAGCATAGCCAAAGTACAGTTAAACAGATTCTAAATCGAATTGCTATATCCAATATATACAGATCAATaagaaatgttaaataaaaatctgGCAGTCGGTAGAAACTATTCATACAACAGAATGTAATAATTCAGCATTCCAGTTATTTTGTCATGTACTTCACACAGAACAATGAAATATTCttaagtagttttggacacataataaatatgttttaatacagtgtcccccaatttttttcattgctttatatggggaaaatggcatcctcatatgaggctatgatgcatttgcatcttccatatgtccccatataaagactagaatatatacatatatatatatatatatatatatatatatatatatatatatatatatatatatatatatacgtataaaaaaagaatagaaacacAGGCTGCTCCACGTTTTCATTTTGCTAatttgtttacatatatatacaatacacacaggaaTAGTGGGATGATTACGCACGCACATAACTGAGTCACACAGTGAGAGCATCAATTGCCTGGGGAATAACAACCACTACTTTAATCTGGCCAGATTGCTGTatctttacaatgcatttacaCGAAGTAAGATGGAAAAACAAATACGCTAATTACCACTTATTAtaatatcaaatacacttttgTTCTGCTTTATGGTAGAGTTTACCTACAGCTTCTTATCTGGTTAACCTTTTTTTTCCAGACCCCTTTTCCTTCTCTCTCCGCATGGTCGTCTCTATGTGAACAGACTGTTTGGGAAAAGGGGAGGGTCTTGCTTTGACAGTGGAGGTGTGCTTTGAGGGGATTGGATCCTTCTTATATTGAGCAGCCTATTTAAACAGAGAGACGCTTTTTGAGCACCACAAAGCTAGGCAAGGTTTGAAGCTTGGAGTAACACCTACAAGAGCCACAGAGAGCCTTTCAGAGAAAGTGTATGATACATACAGGACTGTTCGTGGAGCAATCTTCCTAATCCTGCAACTGAAGACAACCTGAAGAGTTTCTAAAGACTTTGAGGGTAATAATATTCAAACGTGAACAGCTAATAGTcttaataatatatacatttgaaatatttcagATTAATTTactgtgtagaaaaaaaaaagttttaaatgctTGCCATCTGCCAAAAGTGCTTCATATATGTCTAGTATTGGTTGTTTAATGTGAACGTGGTATTTCTAACTGTGCTGCATTTTCAGTGTAACTGTATCCTAATTTTCCTTTTCTTTATCTTGACAGGGTTTTGCATTTTACATTTCTATGTGGGTGGTGGATACGATCCGTGTGTCTGTGGAAAGAACCAGTCTGACTCTTCCCATCTCAGAATACAGTTTCAAAATCAGGGACATCATGTTTAGCATTGACAGACCATTATCTgagaaaaacaagaaaatgtcTTTGTGCCCCAACATCATCACCCCAGACAGAATCCCAGAATTCTGCATCCCGCCCAAGTTACCATCTCACCTGGAGCCCAAAACTCCTGAGAAGAACAAACACCCCACCAGCATCCAAATCTCCACGTCAGAAAACACTGCTAACAAAAAGGAATCCCCCTTCCATGAAATGGTCAACACGCATGTGATACAAGTTGAAAATGTGGATGAGCTGCCCTATGACTGTGGATACAGTGATGAAGAAAGCACCAACGCTGATCCCCAGTCTCAAGCTGCTCTTTCCTTGCCCCACTTACCAAAAGCTCAAACCAGCTATGGGTTTTGCACCTTACTTGAAAGCCCACATACAAGAAGGAAGGAGTCCCTTTTCCACAATGACCCAAACTCTTGTGGCATCCCCATCATGATCCCCAGAAGCAGGTCCAACACTTACTCTCGAGTTTCCTCCTCCTCATTCAGTTTGAACTCACTGACCTCCAGACTGTCTCCCAAAAACTTCAGCCTGCACAGGCAAGGCACCCTGGACAGTGACACTGCATCTTCTACAGAATCTTCTCCCTTCAGCTCCCCGCTTCTTACTAGGTCTCCTCCCAAGTCCTCTTTGTTCAAAGCAATAAGCCAAGAAAAACTCTTCTCCAGGACTGTAAAAAGAACAATGGTGGCAAGGAACAACTCCTTGTCGACTGACGAAGGCAGCTCCACAGACAACAGTCCCAACATCATGAGAAGATCATCTGAATGCTTGCTGGAGCCTATGCCTTCTGCTTATGGCTTGATGCCTCCAACCGTTTTCCCCTTGGATCTGGTGCACTACAGGGACAGAgtcataaaagaaaatgtaatttctgtGGGCAGAGAAGGTACCTTAAGACTTTCTGCTGAGTACTGCCAGGACAATCAGAGACTCCGGGTGCGCCTGGTCAGTGCTGAAGGACTATACGACTCTTCTGTGGACCCCAAAAGTATCAACTGCTGCGTCAGCATGTCCTTGGTGCCGGGGAAAATCCAAAAGCAGCGCAGCACCGTCATTAGGAAAAGCAGGAATCCCATTTTCAACGAAGACTTTTTCTTTGATGGGATTTCTGAGCATGAGCTGTGTTTCAGATCACTGAGAATGAAAGTGGTTAACAAAGGATCGAGTATGAAAAGAGACTATGCCTTAGGCGAATGTGAGCTCCCTCTTACAAGCATCTTACCCAAgtaatgttgtgtgtgtgtgtgtgtgtgtgtgtgtgtgtgtgtaaatatgatatatttattttgtgagcATGAGGTTCATGCAgaatttatttatacttttatacactctgttttatttataataaaactaCGAAAAACCATTCAGTTTTCATTGTGATCCTTTCTTTGTTCACTACAAATTAATACTTTCCTCAATGATATATCTGTACTTAGGGTAAAAGGTTTCCCCATTGTTCCTCTAGAGTACCGGTGTAGCTGCCTAGCTCTTTATTAGAAGTATGAATCACGCTACATTGCAGCCTGCAAATAGAAGCACTCCTACACCTCATTGCAAAGGCTTTGTTCCATCTATTAACAAGTGTGCctcttctgtctctctgtttctgtaCAGATAGGTTTTTCTCAAGTGTCAGGGAATTTCTATAATTGTGTCAATCAGGATTTCATAAATATCTTACTAGGTGTTCTAAAGGTTTTGTTATTTCAAGTTTGGGGATTTCAGCCTTGGTAATCCCCATTCTTTTTATACACCCGTGCTGCTTAAAGTTGCTGCAATCGTAACAGGTTTTAGGACACATTACAAAGTAAGTAATAAAGTTTCAGCTGAACCCTAATGAACCCTGCTTATCACCAGCACTGAGAGCCAAAACAAAGCTCTGTTATAAACCATCAAACAATACAGAAGTTAAATATGGCTTTTTTGCTAACAACATTGTACACGGAACATCATAAGAGCTTGTATTTCTATCTTTTATAAGTCAACACATTCTTAAATATATATAACCTGTTTTTAAAACC
The DNA window shown above is from Acipenser ruthenus chromosome 24, fAciRut3.2 maternal haplotype, whole genome shotgun sequence and carries:
- the LOC117429949 gene encoding C2 calcium-dependent domain-containing protein 4C-like, with the translated sequence MWVVDTIRVSVERTSLTLPISEYSFKIRDIMFSIDRPLSEKNKKMSLCPNIITPDRIPEFCIPPKLPSHLEPKTPEKNKHPTSIQISTSENTANKKESPFHEMVNTHVIQVENVDELPYDCGYSDEESTNADPQSQAALSLPHLPKAQTSYGFCTLLESPHTRRKESLFHNDPNSCGIPIMIPRSRSNTYSRVSSSSFSLNSLTSRLSPKNFSLHRQGTLDSDTASSTESSPFSSPLLTRSPPKSSLFKAISQEKLFSRTVKRTMVARNNSLSTDEGSSTDNSPNIMRRSSECLLEPMPSAYGLMPPTVFPLDLVHYRDRVIKENVISVGREGTLRLSAEYCQDNQRLRVRLVSAEGLYDSSVDPKSINCCVSMSLVPGKIQKQRSTVIRKSRNPIFNEDFFFDGISEHELCFRSLRMKVVNKGSSMKRDYALGECELPLTSILPK